A region from the Lolium perenne isolate Kyuss_39 chromosome 4, Kyuss_2.0, whole genome shotgun sequence genome encodes:
- the LOC127294353 gene encoding uncharacterized protein, with the protein MCILCAVQRWSRRVATMLPWLVLPLILLWALSQLLPAAYRFEVTSPRLACVSVLLLTLFWYEILLPRLSLWRARRSARLREERRTHALELQKLRKTATRRCRNCNNPYRDQNPGGGKFMCSYCGHVSKRPVLDLGAAGKVPTGWPCSQDWANAVGDPGYWLDLRCSADNSYSGFSWRLFSCFYVSIAWFWKKLFRFGSLRDSGGLGRDGRMLTKGGDNGGKAEESKVDKAKRKAEEKRLARLEREMLEEEEKKQREEMAKLVEERRRLRDEKAEAEERSKGATPVGEKDARKETERKRQERRRKEDKGSSKSNSDCDDIERRVSREGEWKRDFDRRNEPDKRDAIRVGAEGYRSHNFDANSQGSKIVQSRTKYFGRMTGGLLSSSRGFSGGSIFGKSAQAPAPQANKVAKQVVTATDQSNTVKRDAQPAAAPAMAKSSTTGETRNMWTNSHQPVSPNMQPHPTSLKKSWHQLFSRSTSVSPCPDITASAREKIRQPEPNGAQISSAHNFLAQYPPLDSKPSLSQSIQFTGFPPVNVAPANMPLSHFPAGHAPFYAEAEPTVMEESERFEDPCYDPDAIALLGPVSESLDNFPPDWDSRFMLGAVTREPHVKPSPIESPLSKSRVVEEKPIKPSHFSISEGPNGSMTPEATNQQGTWQMWSTPLVQDSLGLRGPQTQWLLPNKNQFNHGVSNLNGGPGSALGAGVHNNDLWLQKSPFQQLPRGTESLFLKHDFTENAVHRDLSFESPNKVARAHPFGPPGPGHHWSKEELVLNGPQEATQIHSPTGAHAGLFPTNPDVQSVWSFDKKRDSMGPIK; encoded by the exons ATGTGTATACTGTGCGCCGTGCAACGGTGGTCGCGGCGCGTCGCCACCATGCTGCCGTGGCTCGTCCTCCCGCTCATCCTCCTCTGGGCGCTCTCCCAGCTCCTGCCCGCCGCCTACCGCTTCGAGGTCACCTCCCCGCGCCTCGCCTGCGTCTCCGTCCTCCTCCTCACCCTCTTCTGGTACGAGATTCTCCTCCCTCGCCTCTCGCTCTGGCGCGCACGCCGCTCCGCACGCCTCCGCGAGGAGCGCCGCACCCACGCCCTTGAGCTCCAGAAGCTCCGCAAGACCGCCACACGCCGCTGCCGCAACTGCAACAACCCATATAGGGACCAGAACCCCGGTGGCGGCAAGTTCATGTGCTCCTACTGTGGCCATGTATCCAAGCGACCTGTTCTTGACCTCGGCGCCGCAGGGAAGGTCCCCACTGGGTGGCCTTGCAGCCAGGATTGGGCCAATGCTGTCGGAGACCCGGGTTACTGGCTTGACCTGCGCTGCTCCGCTGATAACTCGTACTCGGGGTTCTCATGGAGGCTGTTCTCGTGCTTTTACGTGAGTATCGCGTGGTTCTGGAAGAAATTGTTCAGGTTTGGGTCATTACGGGACAGTGGTGGCTTGGGCCGGGATGGCAGAATGTTGACAAAAGGAGGAGACAATGGAGGGAAGGCTGAGGAGAGCAAAGTGGACAAGGCAAAAAGGAAGGCTGAGGAGAAGAGGTTGGCGAGGCTAGAGAGGGAAATGCTCGAGGAGGAGGAAAAGAAGCAGCGGGAAGAGATGGCAAAACTAGTCGAGGAGCGAAGAAGGTTGAGGGATGAGAAAGCAGAGGCTGAGGAACGATCCAAAGGCGCTACCCCTGTCGGGGAGAAGGATGCTAGGAAGGAAACAGAACGAAAACGGCAGGAGAGGAGGAGGAAGGAAGATAAGGGATCAAGCAAGAGCAATTCAGATTGCGATGATATTGAGAGAAGAGTAAGCAGAGAGGGAGAGTGGAAGCGTGACTTTGACAGAAGGAATGAGCCGGATAAACGGGATGCAATTAGAGTTGGGGCAGAGGGATATAGGTCTCATAACTTTGATGCTAACAGCCAGGGTAGTAAGATAGTACAGAGCAGGACCAAGTACTTTGGACGTATGACTGGAGGTTTGTTATCTTCTTCCAGAGGTTTCAGCGGTGGTTCCATTTTTGGTAAAAGTGCTCAGGCCCCGGCTCCGCAAGCTAACAAGGTGGCTAAACAAGTTGTTACCGCAACTGACCAGAGTAATACAGTTAAAAGAGATGCTCAACCTGCAGCTGCACCAGCAATGGCCAAATCTTCTACTACTGGAGAAACTAGAAATATGTGGACCAATTCTCATCAACCT GTTAGTCCAAATATGCAGCCTCATCCTACCAGCCTTAAAAAATCATGGCATCAACTGTTTAGTCGCTCAACGTCTGTTTCCCCTTGTCCCGATATTACTGCTTCAGCTCGTGAAAAGATTCGGCAGCCAGAACCAAATGGAGCTCAGATAAGCAGTGCCCACAATTTTCTGGCTCAGTATCCTCCTCTGGACAGCAAGCCAAGTTTAAGCCAATCCATTCAATTTACAGGATTTCCACCAGTAAATGTAGCACCTGCCAACATGCCACTATCTCATTTTCCAGCTGGACATGCACCCTTCTATGCTGAGGCTGAACCAACAGTAATGGAAGAATCAGAGCGATTTGAGGACCCATGCTATGATCCAGATGCAATTGCGTTGCTTGGTCCAGTTTCAGAGTCCCTAGACAACTTCCCTCCAGACTGGGATAGCAGGTTTATGTTGGGTGCTGTCACCAGGGAACCACATGTTAAGCCGTCACCAATTGAGTCTCCTCTGTCAAAATCAAGGGTTGTTGAAGAAAAGCCTATTAAACCCTCTCATTTTTCTATTTCCGAAGGTCCAAATGGTTCCATGACACCTGAGGCTACCAATCAGCAAGGCACATGGCAAATGTGGAGCACGCCATTGGTTCAAGACAGTTTAGGTCTGCGAGGTCCTCAGACACAGTGGCTTCTACCAAATAAGAATCAGTTTAACCATGGTGTCAGTAACTTGAATGGCGGACCAGGGAGCGCCCTTGGTGCTGGTGTGCATAACAATGATTTATGGCTGCAGAAATCACCCTTCCAGCAATTGCCTCGTGGTACAGAGAGTCTGTTCCTTAAACATGATTTTACAGAAAATGCTGTTCATCGTGACTTGAGTTTCGAATCTCCAAACAAAGTAGCCCGTGCACACCCCTTTGGGCCACCTGGTCCAGGTCATCATTGGTCCAA GGAGGAACTGGTGCTGAATGGACCTCAGGAAGCTACTCAAATCCACTCACCCACTGGAGCTCATGCGGGTTTATTTCCAACTAATCCCGATGTACAATCAGTTTGGTCATTCGATAAAAAAAGAGACAGTATGGGACCTATAAAATGA